The proteins below come from a single Halomonas binhaiensis genomic window:
- the gcvA gene encoding transcriptional regulator GcvA, with product MKYPLPPLNPLRTFEAAARLCSLTSAAEELNVSQVAVSRQVRVLEDYLGVALFRRLHRGIELTREGKELYEGITQAFQDIGSAARKVSRRGRRDILSIQSYTTFSQRWLIPRLANFHDTNESIEVRLSSSLSPVDFDTQNIDASIRSGRGDWPDLHAEKLVDIELIPICSPALMESAKLTSPQDLSRIRLLHSMARPNDWASWLSSAGANIDADAGIRFDNSALAYEAASMNIGVAIAVKVFIERQLQNGSFIAPFETTCKTGEGYYLTWPRNMKPSEPLLKFLSWMRELLANTQ from the coding sequence ATGAAATACCCCCTCCCTCCCCTTAACCCACTGAGAACCTTCGAAGCCGCAGCACGGCTTTGCAGTCTGACCAGCGCAGCTGAGGAGCTGAACGTTTCCCAGGTTGCCGTCAGTCGCCAGGTTCGGGTGCTCGAGGACTACCTGGGTGTCGCCCTTTTCCGGCGCCTGCACAGAGGTATCGAGCTGACACGCGAGGGCAAGGAGCTGTATGAAGGCATCACTCAGGCCTTTCAGGACATCGGCAGTGCCGCGCGCAAGGTGTCGCGCCGGGGCCGAAGAGATATTCTTTCGATTCAGTCCTATACGACCTTCTCGCAACGCTGGCTGATCCCCCGACTGGCCAACTTCCATGACACTAACGAATCTATCGAAGTCAGGTTATCGTCCTCGCTGTCACCGGTGGATTTCGACACGCAGAATATCGACGCCTCCATCCGCTCTGGCCGCGGCGACTGGCCCGACCTGCATGCCGAGAAGCTGGTGGACATCGAGCTCATCCCGATATGCTCCCCGGCGCTGATGGAATCGGCGAAACTGACATCACCACAGGACCTGTCCCGCATACGCCTGCTGCACTCCATGGCACGCCCCAACGACTGGGCCAGCTGGCTTTCGTCGGCCGGCGCCAACATCGACGCCGATGCCGGTATTCGCTTCGACAACTCAGCCTTGGCCTACGAAGCGGCCTCGATGAACATTGGTGTGGCTATCGCAGTCAAGGTCTTCATAGAACGCCAACTTCAGAATGGCAGTTTTATTGCGCCCTTTGAGACCACGTGCAAAACAGGTGAAGGTTATTACCTGACATGGCCGCGAAACATGAAGCCATCCGAGCCACTGCTGAAATTTTTATCCTGGATGCGCGAACTATTGGCCAATACGCAATAA